Proteins encoded within one genomic window of Oscillatoria salina IIICB1:
- a CDS encoding WecB/TagA/CpsF family glycosyltransferase produces MNRVNLLNIQIDNLSLNELLEKLKQGGVVYTPNVDHLIKLQKDSEFYQIYQTADFRVCDSQILLLASKFLGQPIREKISGSDLFPAFCDYYKQDRDVKIFLLGGPEGVADRAQKKINARVGRQIVVGSHTPSFGFEKDEQECQKIINLINNSGATVLAIGVGAPKQEKWIFKYKNNLKNIQTFLAIGATIEFEAGAKKRAPKWMSQLGLEWLFRLILEPKRLWKRYLVEDIPFLGLILHQKLSLHLARTR; encoded by the coding sequence ATGAATAGAGTTAACTTACTTAACATCCAAATTGACAATCTGAGCCTAAATGAATTGTTAGAAAAGCTTAAGCAAGGAGGTGTAGTATATACACCTAACGTAGATCATCTAATTAAACTCCAAAAAGATTCGGAATTTTATCAAATATATCAAACTGCCGATTTTCGAGTTTGTGATAGTCAAATTTTGCTGTTAGCATCTAAATTTTTGGGTCAACCAATTAGAGAAAAAATCTCTGGTTCAGATTTATTTCCCGCTTTTTGCGACTATTATAAACAGGATCGAGATGTTAAAATTTTTCTTCTCGGAGGACCAGAAGGAGTAGCCGATCGAGCACAAAAGAAAATTAATGCTAGAGTAGGACGTCAAATAGTTGTCGGTTCTCATACACCTTCTTTTGGCTTTGAAAAAGACGAACAGGAATGTCAGAAAATTATTAATTTAATTAATAACTCTGGAGCGACAGTTTTAGCGATCGGTGTAGGCGCCCCGAAACAAGAAAAATGGATTTTTAAATATAAAAATAACTTGAAAAATATCCAAACTTTTCTGGCAATAGGTGCTACCATCGAATTTGAAGCAGGTGCCAAGAAAAGAGCGCCAAAATGGATGAGTCAGTTAGGTTTAGAGTGGTTATTCCGACTGATTTTAGAACCGAAGCGACTTTGGAAAAGATATTTAGTAGAAGATATTCCTTTCTTAGGACTAATTCTGCACCAAAAACTCAGTTTGCATTTAGCAAGAACTAGGTAG
- a CDS encoding sulfotransferase domain-containing protein, with the protein MKKPNFFIIGAPKCGTTALSEYLKTHPNVYLSSPKEPHYFAEAEFNTPNLKTWEQYLKLFEEATDKHLAIGEASVHYLYSSIALQRIYEYNSKAKIIAMFRNPVDLVYSYHSQLVYNYDEDEKDFEKAWSLQKSRQEGFNLPKLAQNPYVFQYKSIGQLGSQVEKLLQIFPSEQVKLILFDDFKSSTATIYRKVLEFLELPDDGRVDFPRINANRKHKIAWLGIITEKTPPSLMKTAAIAKKVLGVESFGLVNKIRQTNREEFKRKPLSSDFRAKLIEEFSTEIDTLSRVLQKDLTHWKI; encoded by the coding sequence ATGAAGAAGCCAAATTTTTTTATCATCGGCGCTCCCAAATGCGGGACAACCGCCCTGAGCGAATATTTGAAAACTCACCCGAATGTTTATCTATCTTCCCCTAAAGAACCTCATTATTTTGCAGAAGCAGAATTTAATACTCCTAATCTAAAAACCTGGGAACAGTATTTAAAATTGTTTGAAGAGGCTACTGATAAGCATCTCGCAATTGGAGAAGCCTCAGTACACTATTTGTATTCGTCTATTGCTTTACAAAGAATTTATGAATATAACTCAAAGGCTAAAATTATCGCAATGTTTCGCAATCCAGTAGATTTGGTTTATTCTTATCACTCTCAACTGGTGTATAACTACGATGAAGATGAAAAAGATTTTGAGAAAGCCTGGAGTTTGCAGAAATCTCGTCAAGAAGGCTTTAATTTACCTAAATTAGCTCAAAATCCTTATGTTTTTCAGTATAAGTCAATTGGTCAATTAGGTTCTCAAGTAGAGAAACTGTTACAAATATTTCCCTCTGAGCAAGTAAAATTAATTCTATTTGATGATTTTAAATCTTCAACAGCGACAATTTATCGAAAAGTTTTAGAATTTTTGGAACTACCAGATGACGGCAGAGTTGATTTTCCGCGAATTAATGCCAACAGAAAGCACAAAATAGCTTGGTTGGGGATAATTACCGAAAAAACTCCTCCGAGTTTAATGAAAACAGCAGCGATCGCCAAAAAAGTTTTAGGCGTAGAAAGTTTTGGACTGGTGAATAAAATTCGACAGACAAATAGAGAAGAATTTAAACGAAAACCTCTTAGCTCAGATTTTCGTGCTAAATTGATCGAGGAATTTAGCACAGAAATTGATACTCTGTCAAGAGTTTTACAAAAAGACTTAACTCACTGGAAGATTTAA
- a CDS encoding GumC family protein, with amino-acid sequence MIPALLKTSMQPQEHPEEIDLQKYWLILKRHWLPASLVWIAVVAISLYKALSIEDIYQAYGKLRFKKQNTTSALITEAGEKIGKLDSLNTNNTPLDTEAQVIRTAPVVNRTIETLNLTTEEGKPLTYQKFISRLNVSNIPGTDVLLISYKNPDPEKAELVVNQLMEIYIENNILVNRAEAAAARQFITEQLPKTEAALQEAEIALRNFKEKYEIVNLAAEKEFAVAQTNQLDSQIDQANMQLQRVTVRIAEIQNQMGLNSQQALAVNSLSESEGVQQALTKLQEVEEELATEQSRFSDRNPIVINLQEKKIALEDLLAQRVNAVLGESPRLSEQNFQMGELQAGLTDKLVSAELERRELLEQIESLEKLRSLYNQRANQVPKLEQLQQKLQRQVDAAQSTYQILLNNLQQVQIAENQNVGNAQIISPAIASEDPVSTSKKMVLGTGIIFGAGLYVITAFVLELIDPSVKTSKELRNLFNYTLLGMIPSSRKKGIFSRMQVESTIPERQVIDSPHSINSEAYRMLQANLKFLSPDRDLKVIVVTSSVSKEGKSTISTNLAAAIAQLGSRVLLVDADLHHPYQHHIWQLTNELGLSDVIVDRAELERAVKPVMPHLDVLPSGVIPPNSLALLESKRMKLLIESFRQDYDFVIIDTPPLLLVADALTLSKMTDGILLVARPGIIDRVSATAAKELLQKSGQNVLGLVTNSVFVENEPDSYFHYAKSYHEDHSDVPATKVPKAPTNSLKP; translated from the coding sequence ATGATTCCTGCTTTATTAAAAACATCTATGCAACCTCAAGAACATCCGGAAGAAATCGATTTGCAGAAATACTGGCTGATTTTGAAAAGGCACTGGTTGCCCGCAAGCCTAGTTTGGATAGCAGTTGTTGCTATTTCTCTTTATAAAGCCCTGTCGATCGAGGATATCTATCAAGCTTACGGCAAGCTGAGATTCAAAAAACAAAATACTACTTCCGCCTTGATTACGGAAGCTGGAGAAAAAATTGGTAAACTAGATTCTTTAAATACCAACAATACTCCTTTAGATACAGAAGCACAAGTAATTCGCACAGCTCCCGTTGTCAATCGAACTATCGAAACCTTAAATTTAACCACCGAAGAAGGCAAACCTCTAACTTACCAAAAATTCATTAGCCGCCTTAACGTTAGTAATATTCCCGGCACAGACGTTTTACTAATTTCCTATAAAAATCCCGATCCAGAAAAAGCTGAGTTGGTAGTTAACCAACTTATGGAAATTTATATCGAAAATAATATTCTGGTTAATCGCGCCGAAGCAGCCGCAGCACGACAGTTTATTACAGAACAACTTCCCAAAACCGAAGCAGCGCTACAAGAAGCAGAAATAGCACTGCGAAACTTTAAAGAGAAATACGAGATCGTCAATTTGGCAGCAGAAAAAGAATTCGCCGTTGCTCAAACTAATCAATTAGATAGCCAAATTGACCAAGCAAATATGCAACTGCAAAGAGTTACAGTTAGGATCGCAGAAATTCAAAACCAAATGGGACTGAATTCTCAACAAGCCTTAGCCGTAAACTCTTTAAGCGAATCCGAGGGAGTTCAGCAAGCACTTACGAAATTACAAGAAGTAGAAGAAGAGTTAGCCACCGAACAAAGTCGGTTTTCCGATCGCAACCCAATAGTAATCAACTTACAAGAAAAGAAAATAGCCCTAGAGGATCTCTTAGCACAACGAGTCAACGCAGTTTTAGGTGAGTCCCCAAGACTCAGCGAACAAAATTTCCAGATGGGCGAACTACAAGCAGGTTTAACCGATAAATTGGTAAGTGCTGAGTTAGAACGTCGAGAACTACTCGAACAAATAGAATCTTTAGAAAAACTGCGCTCATTGTATAACCAACGCGCGAATCAAGTTCCGAAACTCGAACAGTTACAGCAAAAATTACAGCGACAAGTAGATGCTGCTCAATCTACTTATCAAATTTTACTCAATAACTTACAACAAGTTCAAATTGCTGAAAATCAAAATGTAGGCAACGCTCAAATCATTAGTCCGGCTATTGCCTCAGAAGATCCAGTTTCTACCAGTAAAAAAATGGTTTTAGGGACAGGAATTATTTTTGGTGCTGGACTATATGTAATTACAGCATTTGTCCTAGAACTGATCGATCCCTCAGTTAAAACTAGCAAAGAACTGCGCAATTTGTTTAACTATACATTATTGGGTATGATTCCTAGTTCTCGGAAAAAAGGTATTTTTTCCAGAATGCAAGTAGAGTCAACTATCCCAGAACGTCAAGTTATCGACTCACCTCATTCTATAAATAGCGAAGCCTACCGAATGTTGCAGGCGAACTTGAAATTTCTCAGTCCCGATCGCGACTTAAAAGTAATTGTCGTTACCAGTTCAGTTTCCAAAGAAGGAAAATCCACCATCTCAACAAACTTAGCCGCCGCGATCGCCCAACTTGGTAGTCGCGTCTTATTAGTCGATGCCGATCTACACCATCCTTACCAACATCATATTTGGCAGTTAACTAACGAACTAGGTTTGAGTGACGTAATCGTCGATCGCGCGGAATTAGAACGAGCAGTAAAACCAGTTATGCCTCATCTTGATGTTTTACCCTCAGGAGTAATTCCTCCTAATTCTTTAGCTTTGCTAGAATCCAAGCGCATGAAGTTATTAATTGAGAGTTTCCGTCAAGATTACGATTTTGTCATCATTGATACACCTCCACTGTTACTAGTAGCAGATGCCCTCACACTCAGTAAAATGACAGATGGAATTTTGCTAGTAGCAAGACCAGGCATAATTGACAGAGTAAGTGCAACTGCGGCTAAAGAACTTTTACAAAAATCAGGTCAAAATGTTCTCGGCTTAGTAACGAACAGTGTCTTCGTTGAAAATGAACCTGATAGTTATTTCCATTATGCTAAAAGCTATCATGAGGATCATAGTGATGTGCCAGCAACAAAAGTACCCAAAGCGCCCACAAACTCTCTGAAACCATAA
- a CDS encoding flippase yields the protein MYQHILTAATRLKQHLLNSGQKLIRKTQSDSLQGFIARVAAGTFGIKVANAFLAYAISLLLARILGAEGFGSYAYALAWVSLLLIPAVLGLEGVITREVAVYQTKSNWSLAHGLLRWANQVVLLSALILGILAAVVIWVLTPTSDSQTLFTFLIAIISLPFAALARLRQSAMQAIQRIVIGQVPEMLVRPILLIILLGGLSLLGISLSTPWAMGMNTAATGIAFLVGAYLLDRYLPENIKHTPAEYRPLLWLRSALPMLLIGSLYIVNNQTDTVMLGAMKDSEAVGIYTVANRGASLITFVLVAFNTSLAPTFASLYAQGDKRRLQRVVTKGCRMVLLAALPIAFALIAFGYWFLLLFGAEFVQGQTALTILSFGQLANAATGSVALLLIMTGHERDTAIGISASALLNIILNAILIPQWGVEGAATATATSTFFWNIILVVFAQKRLQINSTVLGKLN from the coding sequence ATGTATCAGCATATCCTTACTGCCGCAACCAGATTAAAGCAGCATCTTCTCAATTCCGGACAAAAACTTATCAGAAAAACTCAGTCTGACAGTCTGCAAGGCTTCATCGCCAGGGTCGCAGCAGGAACTTTTGGGATCAAAGTAGCCAATGCTTTTTTGGCATATGCTATTAGCTTACTTTTGGCGAGAATTTTAGGAGCAGAAGGATTTGGCAGTTACGCTTATGCCCTAGCTTGGGTAAGCCTTCTGTTAATACCAGCAGTACTGGGACTTGAAGGAGTAATTACCCGTGAAGTTGCCGTTTATCAAACTAAATCAAACTGGAGTCTGGCTCATGGTCTTCTTCGTTGGGCTAACCAAGTCGTTCTACTTTCTGCTCTCATCTTGGGTATCTTAGCAGCCGTGGTTATTTGGGTTTTGACCCCAACTTCAGACTCACAAACGCTCTTTACATTTTTAATCGCCATAATTTCATTACCTTTTGCCGCCTTAGCAAGACTTAGACAGTCAGCAATGCAAGCTATTCAACGTATTGTCATCGGGCAAGTACCAGAAATGCTCGTTCGTCCGATCTTGTTAATTATTCTACTTGGGGGATTGTCTCTTCTGGGTATCAGTTTGAGTACCCCTTGGGCAATGGGAATGAATACTGCGGCTACAGGAATAGCTTTTTTGGTTGGAGCATATTTACTCGATCGATATTTACCAGAGAATATTAAACATACACCTGCTGAATATCGCCCCTTACTTTGGCTCCGCAGTGCATTACCAATGCTACTTATTGGTAGTTTATACATTGTTAATAACCAAACAGACACAGTGATGTTAGGGGCAATGAAAGATTCAGAAGCGGTAGGTATCTACACGGTTGCTAATCGAGGTGCTAGTTTAATTACATTCGTGTTAGTAGCTTTCAATACTTCTCTCGCACCTACTTTTGCGAGTTTATATGCCCAAGGAGATAAAAGGCGACTACAGCGAGTCGTTACCAAAGGTTGCCGAATGGTTTTGTTAGCTGCTTTACCAATTGCTTTTGCTTTAATAGCATTTGGTTATTGGTTTCTCTTGCTTTTTGGTGCAGAATTTGTTCAAGGGCAAACAGCCCTAACAATTTTAAGTTTTGGTCAGCTAGCTAATGCTGCTACAGGCTCAGTTGCTTTACTATTGATTATGACTGGTCACGAACGCGATACGGCGATCGGTATTTCTGCCAGTGCGCTTTTAAATATTATTTTAAATGCGATCCTGATACCCCAGTGGGGTGTAGAAGGTGCTGCTACGGCAACAGCAACTAGCACATTTTTTTGGAATATTATTTTAGTCGTATTTGCCCAAAAAAGGTTGCAAATTAACTCGACTGTTCTCGGAAAACTTAATTGA
- a CDS encoding glycosyltransferase family 4 protein has product MKKLNVVMLGPGLEEKGGMGSVETLILNTAPSEVKIEHASTWDGESSTLKLFSQAVTFFLGKLLRGKVDLVHIHVAEGGSTVRKSILALIAFAFRKPVIMHAHGCEFHLFYEKLPKLPKIGLNWVWRRCSYIIVLSESWKKFYSDRCGLKPEQVVVLPNPVAIPESIPDRQNSEQVKFLFLGKINQRKGIFDLLQAFAQLPPPQREKAQLILAGSGEIEQATNLAQSLQIDQQILFPGWITKQQCQELLAQADVFLLPSYNEGLPMALLEGMSWGLPAITTPVGGIPELVTDKQTGLLVNPGDITGLKEAMQSLIEDRSWRLQLGKAARDCVAPLDVKIYSRSLFDIYYSVGARKENQDAKITNLKRVAE; this is encoded by the coding sequence ATGAAAAAGCTGAATGTGGTGATGCTCGGTCCTGGGTTGGAAGAGAAAGGAGGAATGGGTTCAGTAGAAACTCTAATTCTGAATACTGCCCCTTCCGAAGTAAAAATTGAACACGCTTCCACCTGGGATGGAGAAAGCAGTACATTGAAACTCTTTTCTCAGGCAGTAACTTTTTTCTTGGGGAAACTATTACGAGGAAAAGTAGATTTAGTTCACATTCATGTAGCTGAAGGAGGTAGCACAGTGCGAAAATCAATCCTCGCACTGATTGCCTTCGCCTTCCGTAAGCCAGTAATCATGCACGCTCATGGTTGCGAATTCCATTTGTTTTACGAAAAACTACCTAAACTGCCCAAAATAGGACTCAACTGGGTATGGCGACGATGTAGCTATATAATCGTCTTATCCGAAAGCTGGAAAAAATTTTACAGCGATCGCTGCGGCTTGAAACCAGAACAAGTGGTAGTCCTTCCTAACCCAGTAGCTATCCCTGAGAGCATACCCGATCGCCAGAACTCCGAACAAGTTAAATTCCTGTTCCTGGGAAAAATCAATCAACGTAAAGGCATCTTTGACTTACTCCAAGCCTTTGCCCAACTTCCACCACCACAGCGAGAAAAAGCACAGCTAATTTTAGCAGGAAGTGGAGAAATCGAACAAGCAACCAACCTAGCTCAAAGCTTACAAATCGACCAACAAATCCTCTTCCCTGGTTGGATAACCAAACAGCAATGCCAAGAATTATTAGCCCAGGCTGATGTCTTCCTCCTCCCTTCCTATAACGAAGGTTTGCCAATGGCATTACTAGAAGGAATGAGTTGGGGACTACCAGCAATTACTACCCCCGTAGGAGGTATTCCAGAGCTAGTCACAGACAAACAGACAGGATTATTAGTTAATCCGGGTGACATAACCGGGTTAAAAGAAGCAATGCAGTCTTTAATTGAAGATCGTTCTTGGAGATTACAGTTAGGAAAAGCTGCCAGAGACTGTGTCGCCCCCCTAGACGTAAAAATTTACAGTCGTTCTCTGTTTGATATTTATTACTCAGTAGGAGCAAGGAAGGAAAATCAAGATGCCAAAATTACTAACCTTAAGAGAGTGGCAGAGTAG
- a CDS encoding glycosyltransferase family 2 protein, whose protein sequence is MDTNPLVSILINNYNYERFLGEAINSALNQTYFNCEVIVVDDGSTDNSPAIIASYGKQIIPILKKNGGQASAINAGFAASKGEIICLLDSDDLFLPTKVAEVVKILSNQPDLGWCFHPQNLVNTDELELEKEMPFEGKQISASREYDLRIPIRRGKINGYLPPWGIPATSGLCFRRSLLEKILPMPGGEKVSLSDNYIKFAALGLAKGFALAKELSLQRIHNNNIYTYRKDREKEKVRAKIYILTAYWLRINFPSITKFANNSFTTGLSLYQSTNSNDAECQVVIEKYLSLLSLPEKVENNLRLFYYRLKTW, encoded by the coding sequence ATGGACACTAATCCTTTAGTCAGTATTCTCATTAATAACTATAACTACGAGCGCTTTCTTGGAGAAGCAATTAACAGCGCCCTCAACCAAACCTATTTTAACTGCGAAGTAATTGTTGTCGATGATGGTTCTACAGACAACTCACCGGCAATAATTGCTAGTTATGGCAAGCAAATTATTCCCATACTCAAAAAAAACGGCGGTCAAGCTTCAGCTATTAATGCAGGCTTTGCTGCAAGTAAAGGAGAAATCATTTGTCTTTTAGACTCTGATGATTTATTTCTGCCCACAAAGGTAGCCGAAGTCGTCAAGATTTTGAGTAATCAACCAGATTTAGGTTGGTGTTTCCATCCCCAAAATTTAGTTAATACAGACGAGCTTGAACTTGAAAAAGAAATGCCTTTTGAAGGTAAACAAATAAGTGCTTCCAGAGAATATGATTTAAGAATACCAATTAGGAGAGGTAAAATTAACGGCTATCTTCCTCCCTGGGGAATTCCTGCCACTTCTGGGCTTTGCTTTCGGCGATCGCTTTTAGAAAAGATTTTACCAATGCCTGGAGGCGAAAAAGTTTCTTTGAGCGATAACTACATCAAGTTTGCTGCACTAGGTTTAGCTAAAGGTTTTGCTTTAGCAAAAGAATTATCTCTTCAGAGAATTCACAATAATAATATTTACACTTACCGGAAAGATCGAGAAAAAGAAAAAGTAAGAGCTAAAATATATATTTTAACCGCTTATTGGCTGAGAATAAATTTCCCTTCAATAACTAAGTTTGCCAACAATTCTTTTACCACCGGATTAAGTCTCTATCAAAGTACAAATAGCAATGATGCTGAGTGCCAAGTAGTGATTGAAAAATACTTATCATTGTTAAGTTTGCCTGAAAAAGTTGAAAATAATTTAAGGCTTTTCTACTATCGCTTAAAGACATGGTAA